A region of the Spirochaetota bacterium genome:
TTGGAAATGGTCCTTCACCAACTCTGGTTGTGTAAGCCTTCACAATACCTATTACATTATCAATGCCTCTTGGGAATACGCCAGTTCCGGTAGCAACACCATTACTTGAAGCATTTGAGGATGTGACATAAGGATAGGTTCCGAAGTCAATGTCTAGCAATACACCCTGTGCTCCTTCAAAGAGTATATTCTTGCCGTTTTTTATCTCTTCGTTAAGAAGTATCTCAACATTTTGAACTTTCAGGTTCAGTTCCTGAAACTTCTTTTTGTAATTCTCTGCTAATTTGTAAGTATCAAAGTTGTAATCGTAGTTGTAAAAGTTTTTTATTAGAAATATCTTTTCAGATGAGAACATCTTTATCTTTTCCGAAAGCTGTTCAAGAGATAAGTTGATAATATCACTCACTCTTATTCCTCTTCTTGCTATCTTGTCTTCATAGCAAGGTCCTATACCTCTTGATGTTGTGCCTATTTTTTTAGGAGATGCGCTTTCTCTTAATGCATCTATCAACTTATGATATTCCATAACTATGTGTGCTTTATCACTGATTATTAGTCTATCAACTACTGGAAATCCCATGCTCTCAAGACTATGTATCTCATCGCAAAGCTGTTCAACATCTATTACAACTCCATTACCTATTATCACTTTAGCGTTAGGGTTCATTAGTCCAGAAGGTAGTAGATGAAATATGAATTTCTTATCATCTACTACAACCGTATGTCCTGCGTTTGCACCTCCCTGATACCTAACAACATAGTCGTATTTGCTC
Encoded here:
- a CDS encoding adenylosuccinate synthase, which produces MTTLVVGLQWGDEGKAKVIDLLASKYDYVVRYQGGANAGHTVVVDDKKFIFHLLPSGLMNPNAKVIIGNGVVIDVEQLCDEIHSLESMGFPVVDRLIISDKAHIVMEYHKLIDALRESASPKKIGTTSRGIGPCYEDKIARRGIRVSDIINLSLEQLSEKIKMFSSEKIFLIKNFYNYDYNFDTYKLAENYKKKFQELNLKVQNVEILLNEEIKNGKNILFEGAQGVLLDIDFGTYPYVTSSNASSNGVATGTGVFPRGIDNVIGIVKAYTTRVGEGPFPTEQKDQIGDQIRQKGGEFGATTGRPRRCGWLDLPMLRYSSILSGTTEIFLTKIDVLSGFDEIKVCTEYKINGKLFKIPPFMDPTTLYSVEPIYKSFKGWSQSIDKIDNIKKLPKEAREYIDFIQESLNIPINYISVGPGRNQTIILNN